The following proteins come from a genomic window of Oncorhynchus kisutch isolate 150728-3 unplaced genomic scaffold, Okis_V2 Okis06b-Okis10b_hom, whole genome shotgun sequence:
- the eps8l1a gene encoding epidermal growth factor receptor kinase substrate 8-like protein 1a isoform X2, whose product MSGTPPPVRPRKPSGVRVMPHDGQLPSHGYAKVFKVNGASSEPKYTSRGHAEREVEILNHCFDDVERFMGRLQQAAEAQSILNQTKRKSRKSQKKEKQDDDLLTLKACPPPEEEFVDIFQKVKYSFCLLDRLKSSITEPSSGELVHHVFIPLGLMVKTTDGPKMGATVVSPALTSGAVSLLQKHLTDEEKELWSSLGPNWTLHCSQLVESVPPYSPVFLDGWQPEAFDPEGQLWEDPIKSQHKQDALQYSDPPDQAVEGPSSVQHTDESDGSELPPEGERMFSCSYGFVARNSSELSVLQGETLEVIESSNRWWKCRNNFDQIGFVPFNILEPLSALNNNHRDSPVALRQSKKVPFAPARHFSYTPSSREGANFPAVPRRPHSMSPSTMTGGDRDKGFTVNDELLQRLANGRAGSIRPLVIPRTTDTSAPLDYHSPPAEVEGWLRGKGFTEPTVTLLGRLTGAELFALSKEDLRMFSPEEGARVYSQMMVQKALLEDVRKSTELETMMEKQKQKADFQLESRRL is encoded by the exons atgTCTGGGACACCACCCCCAGTACGTCCTAGGAAGCCATCAGGTGTTAGAGTCATGCCCCATGATGGTCAACTTCCTTCCCATGGCTACGCAAAGGTGTTcaaag TGAATGGGGCCAGTAGTGAGCCAAAATACACATCTCgaggacatgcagagagagaggtg GAGATCCTAAACCACTGTTTTGATGACGTGGAGCGCTTCATGGGACGCCTGCAGCAGGCTGCTGAGGCTCAGAGCATCCTCAACCAGACAAAGAGGAAGAGCAGAAAAAGCCAGAAGAAAGAGAAGcaggatg ATGATTTGCTAACCCTGAAAGCCTGCCCTCCACCTGAGGAGGAGTTTGTTGACATTTTTCAGAAAGTCAAGTACTCCTTCTGTCTGCTG GACCGCCTGAAGTCGTCCATCACAGAGCCGTCTTCTGGGGAGCTGGTGCATCACGTCTTTATTCCCCTGGGCCTG ATGGTGAAGACTACTGATGGGCCAAAGATGGGGGCGACTGTGGTCAGTCCAGCCTTGACCAGTGGTGCTGTGTCTCTACTGCAGAAACACCTGACCGATGAAGAGAAGGAGCTTTGGAGCTCCCTGGGGCCTAACTGGACCTTACACTG CTCCCAGCTTGTTGAGTCTGTCCCTCCATACTCACCTGTCTTTCTGGATGGATGGCAGCCTGAGGCCTTTGACCCAGAAGGTCAACTTTGGGAGGACCCAATCAAGTCACAGCACAAACAGGACGCTCTTCAATACAGT GACCCTCCTGACCAGGCTGTGGAAGGACCCAGTTCAGTCCAGCACACTGATGAATC AGATGGCAGTGAACTTCCACCTGAGGGCGAGAGAATGTTCAGCTGCAGCTACGGCTTTGTTGCCAGGAACAGCAGTGAACTCTCCGTGCTGCAGGGAGAAACTCTGGAG GTGATTGAGTCGTCAAATCGTTGGTGGAAGTGCCGCAATAACTTTGACCAGATTGGGTTTGTTCCCTTCAACATTCTGGAGCCTCTGTCTGCCCTCAACAACAACCATAGGGATAGCCCAGTGGCACTCAGACAGTCCAAG AAGGTGCCCTTCGCCCCTGCAAGGCACTTCTCCTACACCCCCTCCAGCAGAGAAGGGGCCAACTTCCCCGCCGTGCCCCGCCGTCCTCACAGCATGTCCCCCTCCACCATGACAGGGGGCGACAGAGACAAAG GCTTTACGGTGAACGATGAGCTCCTCCAGCGGCTGGCCAACGGCAGGGCGGGCTCCATCCGTCCCCTAGTGATCCCCCGCACCACAGATACCTCGGCCCCCCTGGACTACCACTCCCCTCCTGCGGAGGTAGAGGGCTGGCTGAGAGGGAAGGGCTTCACTGAGCC gaCAGTAACACTGCTGGGGAGACTCACTGGTGCTGAGCTCTTCGCCCTGAGTAAAGAGGACCTGCGTATGTTTTCACCAGAGGAGGGTGCCAGAGTGTACAGCCAGATGATGGTGCAGAAGGCTTTACTGGAG GATGTCCGCAAATCTACAGAGCTGGAGACAATGATGGAGAAACAGAAACAAAAAGCAGACTTCCAACTGGAGAGCAGGAGGCTGTGA
- the eps8l1a gene encoding epidermal growth factor receptor kinase substrate 8-like protein 1a isoform X1 has translation MSGTPPPVRPRKPSGVRVMPHDGQLPSHGYAKVFKVNGASSEPKYTSRGHAEREVEILNHCFDDVERFMGRLQQAAEAQSILNQTKRKSRKSQKKEKQDDDLLTLKACPPPEEEFVDIFQKVKYSFCLLDRLKSSITEPSSGELVHHVFIPLGLMVKTTDGPKMGATVVSPALTSGAVSLLQKHLTDEEKELWSSLGPNWTLHCSQLVESVPPYSPVFLDGWQPEAFDPEGQLWEDPIKSQHKQDALQYSVEDPPDQAVEGPSSVQHTDESDGSELPPEGERMFSCSYGFVARNSSELSVLQGETLEVIESSNRWWKCRNNFDQIGFVPFNILEPLSALNNNHRDSPVALRQSKKVPFAPARHFSYTPSSREGANFPAVPRRPHSMSPSTMTGGDRDKGFTVNDELLQRLANGRAGSIRPLVIPRTTDTSAPLDYHSPPAEVEGWLRGKGFTEPTVTLLGRLTGAELFALSKEDLRMFSPEEGARVYSQMMVQKALLEDVRKSTELETMMEKQKQKADFQLESRRL, from the exons atgTCTGGGACACCACCCCCAGTACGTCCTAGGAAGCCATCAGGTGTTAGAGTCATGCCCCATGATGGTCAACTTCCTTCCCATGGCTACGCAAAGGTGTTcaaag TGAATGGGGCCAGTAGTGAGCCAAAATACACATCTCgaggacatgcagagagagaggtg GAGATCCTAAACCACTGTTTTGATGACGTGGAGCGCTTCATGGGACGCCTGCAGCAGGCTGCTGAGGCTCAGAGCATCCTCAACCAGACAAAGAGGAAGAGCAGAAAAAGCCAGAAGAAAGAGAAGcaggatg ATGATTTGCTAACCCTGAAAGCCTGCCCTCCACCTGAGGAGGAGTTTGTTGACATTTTTCAGAAAGTCAAGTACTCCTTCTGTCTGCTG GACCGCCTGAAGTCGTCCATCACAGAGCCGTCTTCTGGGGAGCTGGTGCATCACGTCTTTATTCCCCTGGGCCTG ATGGTGAAGACTACTGATGGGCCAAAGATGGGGGCGACTGTGGTCAGTCCAGCCTTGACCAGTGGTGCTGTGTCTCTACTGCAGAAACACCTGACCGATGAAGAGAAGGAGCTTTGGAGCTCCCTGGGGCCTAACTGGACCTTACACTG CTCCCAGCTTGTTGAGTCTGTCCCTCCATACTCACCTGTCTTTCTGGATGGATGGCAGCCTGAGGCCTTTGACCCAGAAGGTCAACTTTGGGAGGACCCAATCAAGTCACAGCACAAACAGGACGCTCTTCAATACAGTGTAGAG GACCCTCCTGACCAGGCTGTGGAAGGACCCAGTTCAGTCCAGCACACTGATGAATC AGATGGCAGTGAACTTCCACCTGAGGGCGAGAGAATGTTCAGCTGCAGCTACGGCTTTGTTGCCAGGAACAGCAGTGAACTCTCCGTGCTGCAGGGAGAAACTCTGGAG GTGATTGAGTCGTCAAATCGTTGGTGGAAGTGCCGCAATAACTTTGACCAGATTGGGTTTGTTCCCTTCAACATTCTGGAGCCTCTGTCTGCCCTCAACAACAACCATAGGGATAGCCCAGTGGCACTCAGACAGTCCAAG AAGGTGCCCTTCGCCCCTGCAAGGCACTTCTCCTACACCCCCTCCAGCAGAGAAGGGGCCAACTTCCCCGCCGTGCCCCGCCGTCCTCACAGCATGTCCCCCTCCACCATGACAGGGGGCGACAGAGACAAAG GCTTTACGGTGAACGATGAGCTCCTCCAGCGGCTGGCCAACGGCAGGGCGGGCTCCATCCGTCCCCTAGTGATCCCCCGCACCACAGATACCTCGGCCCCCCTGGACTACCACTCCCCTCCTGCGGAGGTAGAGGGCTGGCTGAGAGGGAAGGGCTTCACTGAGCC gaCAGTAACACTGCTGGGGAGACTCACTGGTGCTGAGCTCTTCGCCCTGAGTAAAGAGGACCTGCGTATGTTTTCACCAGAGGAGGGTGCCAGAGTGTACAGCCAGATGATGGTGCAGAAGGCTTTACTGGAG GATGTCCGCAAATCTACAGAGCTGGAGACAATGATGGAGAAACAGAAACAAAAAGCAGACTTCCAACTGGAGAGCAGGAGGCTGTGA
- the eps8l1a gene encoding epidermal growth factor receptor kinase substrate 8-like protein 1a isoform X3, translating into MSGTPPPVRPRKPSGVRVMPHDGQLPSHGYAKVFKVNGASSEPKYTSRGHAEREVEILNHCFDDVERFMGRLQQAAEAQSILNQTKRKSRKSQKKEKQDDDLLTLKACPPPEEEFVDIFQKVKYSFCLLDRLKSSITEPSSGELVHHVFIPLGLMVKTTDGPKMGATVVSPALTSGAVSLLQKHLTDEEKELWSSLGPNWTLHCSQLVESVPPYSPVFLDGWQPEAFDPEGQLWEDPIKSQHKQDALQYSVEDPPDQAVEGPSSVQHTDESDGSELPPEGERMFSCSYGFVARNSSELSVLQGETLEVIESSNRWWKCRNNFDQIGFVPFNILEPLSALNNNHRDSPVALRQSKKVPFAPARHFSYTPSSREGANFPAVPRRPHSMSPSTMTGGDRDKGFTVNDELLQRLANGRAGSIRPLVIPRTTDTSAPLDYHSPPAEVEGWLRGKGFTEPTVTLLTTLLCPISLSIQDSNTSDHITLPYLSLHSGQ; encoded by the exons atgTCTGGGACACCACCCCCAGTACGTCCTAGGAAGCCATCAGGTGTTAGAGTCATGCCCCATGATGGTCAACTTCCTTCCCATGGCTACGCAAAGGTGTTcaaag TGAATGGGGCCAGTAGTGAGCCAAAATACACATCTCgaggacatgcagagagagaggtg GAGATCCTAAACCACTGTTTTGATGACGTGGAGCGCTTCATGGGACGCCTGCAGCAGGCTGCTGAGGCTCAGAGCATCCTCAACCAGACAAAGAGGAAGAGCAGAAAAAGCCAGAAGAAAGAGAAGcaggatg ATGATTTGCTAACCCTGAAAGCCTGCCCTCCACCTGAGGAGGAGTTTGTTGACATTTTTCAGAAAGTCAAGTACTCCTTCTGTCTGCTG GACCGCCTGAAGTCGTCCATCACAGAGCCGTCTTCTGGGGAGCTGGTGCATCACGTCTTTATTCCCCTGGGCCTG ATGGTGAAGACTACTGATGGGCCAAAGATGGGGGCGACTGTGGTCAGTCCAGCCTTGACCAGTGGTGCTGTGTCTCTACTGCAGAAACACCTGACCGATGAAGAGAAGGAGCTTTGGAGCTCCCTGGGGCCTAACTGGACCTTACACTG CTCCCAGCTTGTTGAGTCTGTCCCTCCATACTCACCTGTCTTTCTGGATGGATGGCAGCCTGAGGCCTTTGACCCAGAAGGTCAACTTTGGGAGGACCCAATCAAGTCACAGCACAAACAGGACGCTCTTCAATACAGTGTAGAG GACCCTCCTGACCAGGCTGTGGAAGGACCCAGTTCAGTCCAGCACACTGATGAATC AGATGGCAGTGAACTTCCACCTGAGGGCGAGAGAATGTTCAGCTGCAGCTACGGCTTTGTTGCCAGGAACAGCAGTGAACTCTCCGTGCTGCAGGGAGAAACTCTGGAG GTGATTGAGTCGTCAAATCGTTGGTGGAAGTGCCGCAATAACTTTGACCAGATTGGGTTTGTTCCCTTCAACATTCTGGAGCCTCTGTCTGCCCTCAACAACAACCATAGGGATAGCCCAGTGGCACTCAGACAGTCCAAG AAGGTGCCCTTCGCCCCTGCAAGGCACTTCTCCTACACCCCCTCCAGCAGAGAAGGGGCCAACTTCCCCGCCGTGCCCCGCCGTCCTCACAGCATGTCCCCCTCCACCATGACAGGGGGCGACAGAGACAAAG GCTTTACGGTGAACGATGAGCTCCTCCAGCGGCTGGCCAACGGCAGGGCGGGCTCCATCCGTCCCCTAGTGATCCCCCGCACCACAGATACCTCGGCCCCCCTGGACTACCACTCCCCTCCTGCGGAGGTAGAGGGCTGGCTGAGAGGGAAGGGCTTCACTGAGCC gaCAGTAACACTTCTGACCACATTACTctgccctatctctctctccattcaggaCAGTAACACTTCTGACCACATTACTctgccctatctctctctccattcaggaCAGTAA